GCGCACCCTGGCCCAGGGCCCGAAGCCACTCGCCATCACCGGGTTCGGCACCGCGGCCTACCGCGGCGCGGGAGACCGCGGTGGGCGGGTACTGGAAGTGGTCGAGCATGACCCGGAGACCAAGGCCCCGGTACGGCTGAACGGCGTGTACGAGCGTGACGAGGCCGGCCAGGCTGCATACCTGAGCGAACTGCTGGAGATCTTCGAGACCGAGGGCGTGGACAGCGCGTTCGTGTTCCTGTTCGCCTTGCCCGGCTACCCCCACCGCCCGGACGGCGACCCCCGGGACGACCTCGACCGGGCCGGTCTGGGCATCGTCAAACTCCTCGAAGGGCGCCGGGGACAGACCTACCCCGACATGGAATGGGAACCCAAGGCCGCCTTCGCCGCAGTGGCGCAGCGGTACCGGAGGTGACACGCCCCGCGCACGGTGACCACGGCTCGGGATCTGCCCTGCGCCGCAGGGCAGATCCCGAGCAGATGGAAGCGGTATTCGCCGAATCCGGGACGGTGGTGACGGATGGTCATCCCCCGGCCGACGGGCGGTGCGACCATGTGGCGATGCCCAGCGCCGTACCGATGCCGACGAAGGCGGCGGCTCCGACCGGAGCCACCCAGCCGGTGAGCGGGCCGTACGGGATCAGCAGAGTGCCGGCCCAGGCCGGGGCGAGCGCGACGCCGATCAGCGCGAGGACGGCGGTGAAGTCGACGCCGTGGCGCTCCAGCCAGACCAGGGCGGTGGGCGCGCCGTTGCGTGCGAACTCGTCCGCCACGTCGAAGCCGTCGGCCACGCCTGCCCGGCCGCCCGCCGCCCAGTACGTCTTCAGCGCGATGTAGGGGAGCGCGAGGGCGCCCGCCAGGGGGACGGCGCTGCGCGCGGTCTTCGGTGCCAAACGGAGTGCCAACTGGGGAGCCATGCCCGCCCACTTCGGTGCCGTCGGTGTCGTCGACTTCACTCTGCGGTACCGCGGGCAGTGCGGGCGTCATGCGCGGGGACCGGGCGGCACCCCCGGGCGGGGGAGTGGGAAGTCGGCGGGTCCGACTTCCCACTCCGGGCAGGCTGTCAGGCGGTGAAGCGGGGGTCGCGGGCTTCGATGGCTTGGACGAAGGCGGTCCATTCGGCCTGGTCGAAGGCGAGGTGGGGGCGGTCGGGGTTCTTGTCGTCGCCGACCCAGACGTCACCGTTGGGGAAGCGGGCGATCATCACGCAGCTGCCGTTGTCGTCAGCAGAGAACGGGGACTTGACCCATTCGGCGTCGGCGGGCTTGTGGTCATAGGGGTCGTTCAGGTTGCTCACGTCAGCTCTTCCAGCTTGCGTTCAAGGGCAGCGATGGTGTCCTCGGGTGACAGCGCGTGGCGTTCAACTCGGGCGATGGCCCGCTCGGCTCGTCGTACGTCGCGTCCCGTTCTGCGTGGGAGCATACCGCCGACCGCTTCGATGAAGACGAAGCCTCCTTCTGGCTCTCCAGGGAAGCGCATCAGCACCACACCTGACGCCAGAATCCCGGGCCGTCCTGCACTGAGTGGCACCATGCGAACGCTGACGTTGGGGTACTGAGCGACCTTGATGACATGCCGGATCTGATCGGCCAGAACTTGCCGGTCCCCGGCCACCAGTAGGGCGACCTCTCCGAAGTACGCATCGAAGTTGACTGGGTGGCTGTCGGTTAGCCTGCGCTGGCGACGAATCCGAAGCTCTGTCGCTGCTTCAATCTGCTCGTCATTGGGCGCGCTGAGGCTGGCTGCGATCATTTCGGTTGCATAGCCCTCGGTCTGGAGCAGACCAGGGAACGCTGCAGGGAAGTACTCGGAGATGTGTGAGGCATCGGCTTCGAGGTCGAGATACTCCGCGAAGGCTGCGGTGATGCTGTCAGCAAAGTCCAGTCCACGCCACCAGCGCTTGGTAGGACGATCATTGAGCAGGACCTCGAAGTCCTCGCGTTCTTGCCCTTCGAGGCCGTAGTGATCCAACAGCGTCTTCAAGTCAGCCGCGCTGATCTGCTGGTGGGCGCGCTCGATTCTACTGAGACGGGCGGGGTTCCAACCCTTCAGGCCTGCTGTGGCATCGGCAAGGGTCTTGTTGTTGTCCAGCCGCCAGTTTCGCAGCTCGTCGCCGAGGCGGATCTGCCTGATCGCTGACAGGTCCTTGCTCAAGTGGCGCCCCTCCCTCTGAGTGTGGGTCCAGTGTCGCCATGATGCGCAGGTGGCTCAACTCGTTTCAAGATCCACGGATTTGTTGTTCCGTTCGGGTTGCAGGTTCGAATTGAGGTGCCCCACACTCAACGTGACCGCACGAACACGCCACTGAAGGTGTGGGGTGACCCATGTCCACCATGCGTAACCCGGTCCTCCAGACCTGGGAGACCGTCCTCACCGAGCACTCGACCTCGGTCCGTACCGCCCGCCGCCTCATCCACGCCCAACTGACCTCCTGGGGCTGGAGCGGCGAACCCGTGGACGACCTCGTCCTCATCGCCTCCGAGCTCGTGACCAACGCCGTCGTGCACGCCTGTCAGGGGCACGGCGAAGTCCGCCTCTACCTCCAGGAGTTCGACGGCGACTGCCGCCTCGAAGTCTGGGATCCGCGCGGCGACCTCTCGCTCCGCCGGCCCCGGCCGTGCCGCTTCACCGAAGGCGGCCGCGGCATCGAACTCGTCCGTCAGCTCGCCTTCGACTTCGGCGTCATCGCCCGCCGTGACGCGGGCAAGCGGGTCTGGGCGCGCGTCCTGCTCAGGAGTTGAGCCCGATCAAGGTCACGTCCACGGCTGCGATCACCGTCGCCAGCCTCGCCCTCGCCTGCTTCGCCTCGGACCTCGTCCCCGCGCGCGAGCCGGCCACCGCCGACGTCGTCTGGTGGACCACCCTGGCCGCCGCCCTCATGACCGGCATCACCCGCCGCAACGACGACGACCGTAACGACCCCAACGACCGTAACGACCGTTCCGACCACGACGATTGACC
The genomic region above belongs to Streptomyces sp. 1331.2 and contains:
- a CDS encoding DUF397 domain-containing protein, with product MSNLNDPYDHKPADAEWVKSPFSADDNGSCVMIARFPNGDVWVGDDKNPDRPHLAFDQAEWTAFVQAIEARDPRFTA
- a CDS encoding helix-turn-helix domain-containing protein; this encodes MSKDLSAIRQIRLGDELRNWRLDNNKTLADATAGLKGWNPARLSRIERAHQQISAADLKTLLDHYGLEGQEREDFEVLLNDRPTKRWWRGLDFADSITAAFAEYLDLEADASHISEYFPAAFPGLLQTEGYATEMIAASLSAPNDEQIEAATELRIRRQRRLTDSHPVNFDAYFGEVALLVAGDRQVLADQIRHVIKVAQYPNVSVRMVPLSAGRPGILASGVVLMRFPGEPEGGFVFIEAVGGMLPRRTGRDVRRAERAIARVERHALSPEDTIAALERKLEELT
- a CDS encoding ATP-binding protein, whose translation is MSTMRNPVLQTWETVLTEHSTSVRTARRLIHAQLTSWGWSGEPVDDLVLIASELVTNAVVHACQGHGEVRLYLQEFDGDCRLEVWDPRGDLSLRRPRPCRFTEGGRGIELVRQLAFDFGVIARRDAGKRVWARVLLRS